The Erigeron canadensis isolate Cc75 chromosome 4, C_canadensis_v1, whole genome shotgun sequence genome window below encodes:
- the LOC122598015 gene encoding cucumber peeling cupredoxin-like — MATFKLNLLVLMSLMLASIHIHIAMAQITHTVGGNIGWTVPSTGPSAYTNWASAQTFSVGDTLLFNFATGAHTVAEVAQAAYGPCTNTNPINLVSTGPARLTLNAPGTHYYICTVGTHCQIGQKLAINVSAASPTPSPVSPPTVAPTPSPSPVSPPTAAPTSSPTLAPTPVPSTFTSPPTSSPAPSQQETTPPTSGPSTSDDTSPSPTGSTVLPPSSPSGVARSFTAVVPFTFLAVALAFFF; from the coding sequence atggcaacATTTAAGTTAAACTTGTTAGTCCTTATGTCTCTCATGCTTGCATCTATACATATTCATATCGCCATGGCGCAAATAACCCATACTGTAGGGGGTAACATAGGCTGGACCGTTCCTTCAACCGGGCCATCCGCTTACACCAATTGGGCATCAGCTCAAACCTTCTCTGTAGGCGATACATTGCTCTTTAACTTTGCCACCGGCGCACATACCGTCGCAGAAGTGGCACAAGCCGCGTATGGTCCATGTACAAATACCAACCCTATTAATCTTGTTTCCACGGGTCCGGCTAGGCTCACTTTGAATGCACCTGGGacacattattatatttgtACCGTAGGAACTCATTGCCAAATCGGTCAAAAGTTAGCTATCAATGTTTCTGCGGCTTCTCCTACCCCTTCACCCGTATCTCCACCAACCGTCGCTCCAACGCCTTCCCCTTCACCCGTTTCTCCACCAACCGCAGCCCCAACATCTTCACCTACATTGGCCCCTACTCCTGTCCCCTCTACTTTTACCTCACCGCCTACCTCATCCCCTGCACCTTCGCAACAAGAAACCACCCCACCAACATCTGGACCGTCTACCTCAGACGATACCTCCCCTTCTCCCACTGGCAGCACCGTCTTACCACCATCTTCGCCTAGCGGTGTTGCACGATCTTTCACCGCAGTTGTACCCTTTACTTTCTTGGCAGTTGCCTTAGCTTTCTTCTTCTAG